A part of Procambarus clarkii isolate CNS0578487 chromosome 21, FALCON_Pclarkii_2.0, whole genome shotgun sequence genomic DNA contains:
- the LOC138367153 gene encoding SUMO-interacting motif-containing protein 1-like, with amino-acid sequence MVWLSVDGVAESVDGVAERLDCVAESLDGKAESIDGVAECRWCGYGVPENEVGVAEIVDGVAESEDDVVEIIDGVAESEVGVAEIIDGMAESEDGKAESEDGVAESIDGLAESVDGVAESSVDGEAESIDGVAESVYGVAVSVDGVTESVDGVPESEDSVAESAYGVAESVDGVVEIIDGVAERDFFVAEIVDGVAESEDGVAESVDGVSESSEDSVAESAYGVAESVDGVVEIIDGVPENEVGVAEIVDGVAESEDDVVEIIDGVAESEVGVAEIIDGMAESEDGKAESEDGVAESIDGLAESVDGVAESSVDGEAESIDGVAESVYGVAVSVDGVTESVDGVPESEDSVAESAYGVAESVDGVVEIIDGVAERDFFVAEIVDGVAESEDGVVEIIDGVAESEVGVAEILDGMAESEDGKAESVDGVAENIDGLAESVDGLAESVDGVAESSEDSVAESAYGVAESVDGVVEIIDGVPENEVGVAEIVDGVAESEDDVVEIIDGVAESEVGVAEIIDGMAESEDGKAESEDGVAESIDGLAESVDGVAESDSVAESAYGVAESVDGVVEIIDGVAESDFFVAEIVDGVAESEDGVVEIIDGVAESEVGVAEILDGMAESEDGKAESVDGVAENIDGLAESVDGLAESVDGVAESSVDGEAESEDGVAESVYGVAASVNGVAESVDGVAESVDGVAESSVNGKAESIDGVAESVDGVAVSADVVSESVDGVAESVDGVAESVDGVAESVDGVAESVNGVAESVDDVA; translated from the exons atggtgtggctgagtgtagatggtgtggctgagagtgtagatggtgttgctgagagacTTGATTGTGTTGCTGAGAGTTTAGATGGAAAGGCTGAGagtatagatggtgtggctgagtgtagatggtgtggct ATGGTGTTCCTGAGAATGAAGTTGGTGTGGCTGAgattgtagatggtgtggctgagagtgaagaTGATGTGGTTGAGAttatagatggtgtggctgagagtgaagtTGGTGTGGCTGAGATTATAGATGGGATGGCTGAGAGTGAAGATGGTAAGGctgagagtgaagatggtgttgctgagagtatagatggtttggctgagagtgtagatggtgtggctgagagt agtgtagatggtgaggctgagagtatagatggtgtggctgagagtgtatatGGTGTAGctgtgagtgtagatggtgtgactgagagtgtagatggtgttcctGAGAGTGAGgatagtgtggctgagagtgcatatggtgtggctgagagtgttgatggtgtggttgagattatagatggtgttgctgagagggATTTTTTTGTGGCTGAGATTgtggatggtgtggctgagagtgaagatggtgtggctgagagtgtagatggtgtgtctgagagt agtgaagatagtgtggctgagagtgcatatggtgtggctgagagtgttgatggtgtggttgaGATTATAGATGGTGTTCCTGAGAATGAAGTTGGTGTGGCTGAgattgtagatggtgtggctgagagtgaagaTGATGTGGTTGAGAttatagatggtgtggctgagagtgaagtTGGTGTGGCTGAGATTATAGATGGGATGGCTGAGAGTGAAGATGGTAAGGctgagagtgaagatggtgttgctgagagtatagatggtttggctgagagtgtagatggtgtggctgagagt agtgtagatggtgaggctgagagtatagatggtgtggctgagagtgtatatGGTGTAGctgtgagtgtagatggtgtgactgagagtgtagatggtgttcctGAGAGTGAGgatagtgtggctgagagtgcatatggtgtggctgagagtgttgatggtgtggttgagattatagatggtgttgctgagagggATTTTTTTGTGGCTGAGATTgtggatggtgtggctgagagtgaagatggtgtggttgagattatagatggtgtggctgagagtgaagtTGGTGTGGCTGAGATTTTAGATGGGATGGCTGAGAGTGAAGATGGtaaggctgagagtgtagatggtgttgctgagaatATAGATGgtttggctgagagtgtagatggtttggctgagagtgtagatggtgtggctgagagt agtgaagatagtgtggctgagagtgcatatggtgtggctgagagtgttgatggtgtggttgaGATTATAGATGGTGTTCCTGAGAATGAAGTTGGTGTGGCTGAgattgtagatggtgtggctgagagtgaagaTGATGTGGTTGAGAttatagatggtgtggctgagagtgaagtTGGTGTGGCTGAGATTATAGATGGGATGGCTGAGAGTGAAGATGGTAAGGctgagagtgaagatggtgttgctgagagtatagatggtttggctgagagtgtagatggtgtggctgagagt gatagtgtggctgagagtgcatatggtgtggctgagagtgttgatggtgtggttgagattatagatggtgttgctgagagtgatttttttgtGGCTGAGATTgtggatggtgtggctgagagtgaagatggtgtggttgagattatagatggtgtggctgagagtgaagtTGGTGTGGCTGAGATTTTAGATGGGATGGCTGAGAGTGAAGATGGtaaggctgagagtgtagatggtgttgctgagaatATAGATGgtttggctgagagtgtagatggtttggctgagagtgtagatggtgtggctgagagt agtgtagatggtgaggctgagagtgaagatggtgtggctgagagtgtatatGGTGTTGCTGCGAGTgtaaatggtgtggctgagagtgtagatggtgtagctgagagtgtagatggtgtcgctgagagt agtgtaaatggaaaggctgagagtatagatggtgtggctgagagtgtagatggtgtggctgtgagTGCAGATGTTGtgtctgagagtgtagatggtgtggctgagagtgtagatggtgttgctgagagtgtagatggtgtggctgagagtgtagatggtgttgctgagagtgttaatggtgtggctgagagtgtagatgatgtGGCTTAG